One window from the genome of Balneola vulgaris DSM 17893 encodes:
- a CDS encoding VOC family protein, with translation MLKGLRTVIYPAPNLKEAKAWYTEVLGEKPYFDEPFYVGFDVGGYELGLQPDRNPGTQGSIVYWGVQNIQESWDKLIEMGATQDEEIMHVGGNVYVATVLDPFGNLLGIIQNPNFEVKEKLNLKKAP, from the coding sequence ATGTTAAAGGGACTCCGAACGGTAATCTATCCAGCCCCAAATTTGAAAGAAGCCAAAGCTTGGTACACCGAAGTGCTAGGTGAAAAGCCCTATTTCGACGAACCGTTTTATGTAGGCTTCGACGTGGGGGGTTATGAACTGGGATTACAGCCAGACCGAAACCCGGGCACTCAAGGCTCCATTGTTTATTGGGGCGTTCAAAACATTCAGGAATCATGGGATAAGCTTATTGAAATGGGAGCCACCCAAGATGAAGAAATCATGCATGTAGGTGGCAATGTATATGTAGCCACAGTATTAGATCCCTTTGGTAATTTATTGGGCATAATTCAGAACCCTAACTTTGAGGTAAAGGAAAAACTAAACCTGAAGAAAGCACCATGA
- a CDS encoding cold-shock protein, with amino-acid sequence MEYGKVKWFDVEKGFGFIKPDNGGKDVFLHRNNIENLDFNEGIKDGEEVEFSIAETDKGLSAENVYILE; translated from the coding sequence ATGGAATACGGTAAAGTAAAATGGTTTGATGTAGAAAAAGGATTCGGATTCATCAAGCCTGACAATGGTGGAAAAGATGTTTTCTTACACCGCAACAACATTGAGAACCTTGATTTTAATGAAGGTATCAAAGATGGTGAAGAAGTAGAATTTTCTATTGCAGAAACCGATAAAGGCCTTAGCGCTGAAAACGTATACATTCTTGAATGA
- a CDS encoding SDR family oxidoreductase, whose translation MKNKLCVVTGANSGIGYEISKGLLKKGAYLVMVCRNEDKAEQAKTQLMQETGERGIDIVLCDFSIQAEIRKAAEEIQNQYKCIDVLINNHGFIASERNETVDGLEETFAVNHIGYFLFTNLLLDQVLESEKGRIINVASEAHRYGEFDPDNLQLKEGFKVMKAYGNSKLFNILFTKELAERIKDTEVTANCVHPGVVASNFGKNSNFLIRLAYGIGSLFMIPNEKGAETPLYLATSDDVEGVNGAYFKNKRAVAPRKQARDLEAARQLWDMSEELAGLKQPEIQL comes from the coding sequence ATGAAAAATAAACTTTGTGTGGTAACTGGCGCAAACTCTGGCATCGGTTATGAAATCTCGAAAGGCTTACTTAAAAAAGGGGCTTATTTGGTGATGGTTTGCAGAAACGAAGACAAAGCAGAGCAAGCCAAAACCCAGTTAATGCAAGAAACAGGAGAGCGTGGAATTGATATCGTTCTATGTGATTTCTCCATTCAAGCTGAAATCCGAAAAGCTGCGGAAGAGATTCAGAATCAATATAAATGCATTGATGTGTTGATCAATAATCATGGTTTTATTGCTTCAGAGCGCAATGAAACAGTGGATGGGTTAGAAGAAACCTTCGCTGTAAATCACATTGGTTACTTCCTGTTTACGAATCTTTTGTTAGATCAAGTTTTAGAATCTGAGAAAGGCCGAATTATAAATGTAGCTTCAGAAGCTCACCGTTATGGCGAATTTGATCCCGATAATCTTCAATTGAAAGAAGGGTTTAAAGTGATGAAAGCTTATGGCAATTCGAAGCTCTTCAACATTTTATTCACCAAAGAACTAGCCGAACGAATTAAAGACACCGAGGTAACGGCAAACTGTGTGCACCCTGGAGTTGTGGCTTCAAATTTTGGCAAGAACAGTAACTTTTTAATCCGTTTAGCTTACGGTATTGGTTCACTGTTTATGATTCCCAATGAAAAGGGAGCCGAAACGCCTTTGTATTTAGCAACATCCGATGATGTGGAAGGAGTAAATGGCGCGTACTTTAAAAATAAGCGTGCTGTTGCACCTAGAAAACAAGCCAGAGATTTAGAAGCGGCGCGTCAACTTTGGGATATGAGTGAGGAATTAGCAGGACTCAAACAGCCTGAAATTCAACTTTAG
- a CDS encoding phospholipase D-like domain-containing protein, whose translation MGYQETLEQTIGVPFTKGNSVTVLKNGDEIFPAMLEAIDQAQHSISFLTFVYWQGDVANKFANLFCKKAKEGLDVKVLLDSYGAFPMKDELVENMKNSGVQVVWFRPLARWKIWKTDNRTHRKILLCDNKIAFTGGVGIAEEWEGNARNANEWRDTHFKITGPALAGIKAAFTENWIEAGNDLELTDTIDDEQKFVDGDVAIQTIRTSASVRWSDIVLLYQTLVHIAKERIYICTAYFNPDAKLVELLCERAREGVDVKIVIPGRHTDQTSTTIIAGDSFELLLEAGVQIHYYQKTMMHAKIILVDDELACVGSANFNHRSMLKDDEVNLVMINRELASTLHDHFEEDLTHCDLVTNTRWKQRGILKRALELALRPFRQQL comes from the coding sequence ATGGGGTATCAAGAAACCCTCGAACAAACTATAGGTGTACCATTCACCAAAGGAAACTCCGTCACCGTTCTTAAGAATGGTGACGAGATTTTTCCTGCTATGCTTGAAGCTATTGATCAAGCGCAACACTCCATTTCATTTCTCACCTTTGTTTATTGGCAAGGAGATGTTGCTAACAAATTCGCCAATCTATTTTGTAAAAAAGCTAAAGAAGGCCTCGATGTAAAGGTTTTACTCGATTCTTATGGAGCCTTCCCTATGAAAGATGAACTTGTAGAGAATATGAAAAACTCTGGAGTTCAAGTTGTTTGGTTCCGTCCCCTAGCCCGATGGAAAATTTGGAAAACGGATAACCGCACACATCGCAAGATTTTACTATGTGATAACAAAATTGCCTTTACCGGCGGTGTAGGCATTGCTGAAGAATGGGAAGGTAATGCTCGAAATGCTAATGAGTGGCGCGACACCCATTTCAAAATAACAGGACCGGCCTTAGCGGGTATCAAAGCTGCATTCACAGAAAACTGGATTGAAGCGGGCAACGACTTAGAACTTACCGATACCATCGATGATGAACAGAAGTTCGTAGATGGCGATGTAGCCATCCAAACCATTCGTACATCGGCTTCGGTTCGCTGGAGTGATATTGTACTCCTATATCAAACTTTAGTGCACATTGCTAAAGAACGCATTTATATATGCACGGCCTACTTCAACCCTGATGCCAAACTCGTTGAGCTACTTTGTGAACGAGCGCGCGAAGGCGTAGATGTTAAGATTGTTATTCCAGGAAGGCATACCGACCAAACTTCAACCACCATCATTGCCGGCGATAGCTTTGAACTTCTTCTAGAGGCTGGAGTTCAAATCCACTACTATCAAAAAACCATGATGCATGCCAAAATCATCCTTGTTGATGATGAGCTTGCTTGTGTAGGCTCGGCTAACTTCAATCATCGCTCCATGCTTAAAGATGATGAAGTAAACCTTGTTATGATCAATCGTGAATTGGCCTCTACATTACACGACCACTTCGAAGAAGACCTAACGCATTGCGACTTAGTTACCAATACAAGGTGGAAACAACGAGGTATACTGAAACGGGCACTCGAATTAGCACTTAGGCCTTTTAGGCAGCAACTCTAA
- a CDS encoding amidase, with product MKHTFYTLFLLAMAGIVACSVNQNSDDEISIGAVQEAASIIGLDFTEAEIDTMLDALATNRNRIQQIREMDLDYSVPPSLVFNPVPVGKTFETQQKRINWDIPSNVQLPANKDDLAFYTVAELSTLIKSKKISSVELTEFFIARIEKYNNQLEAIVTVTKERALEQARQMDQELANGKYRGPLHGIPYGLKDLFSVEDYKTTWGATPYKDQMIDETASVVSKLDEAGAVLIAKTTLGALARGDVWFGGKTKKPWDLEQGSSGSSAGSASGTSAGLFPFAIGTETLGSIISPSTRNGVSGLRPTYGRVSRTGAMALSWTMDKVGPIARSVEDLALVFDAIYGPDGIDQTLIDLPFNYESRAQIKGMKIGYLKESFERDYSNKERDQAVLETLKELGAELVPIELPDVNGYALRGILYAEAAASFNDLTLSNRDDLLKGQSKGSWPNTFRSARFIPAVEYINATRARYLLIQEMNKVVSEVDVYVTPTFGNSNLVITNLTGHPAVVVPNGFTDNNRPTSITFTGDLYDEATVLKVAKAYQQATDHHLKHPPLFSNQ from the coding sequence ATGAAACACACTTTTTATACCCTCTTTTTGTTGGCTATGGCCGGGATTGTAGCCTGCTCTGTTAACCAAAACAGCGACGATGAAATTTCGATTGGAGCTGTTCAAGAAGCTGCCTCCATCATCGGTTTAGATTTTACGGAAGCCGAAATTGATACCATGCTTGATGCTTTAGCCACCAACCGCAATCGGATTCAGCAAATTCGTGAGATGGACTTAGACTACTCGGTGCCTCCATCCCTAGTTTTCAATCCTGTTCCAGTTGGTAAAACATTCGAGACTCAACAAAAGCGCATCAATTGGGATATTCCATCTAATGTGCAACTCCCTGCCAATAAAGACGATTTGGCTTTTTATACGGTTGCTGAGCTTTCAACGCTTATCAAATCAAAAAAAATTAGTTCGGTTGAGCTTACGGAATTTTTCATCGCTCGCATCGAAAAGTATAACAACCAACTGGAAGCAATTGTTACTGTTACTAAAGAGCGTGCCTTAGAACAAGCGCGGCAAATGGATCAAGAGCTAGCCAATGGCAAGTACCGTGGACCGCTTCATGGAATTCCATACGGTCTCAAAGATTTATTTTCGGTAGAGGATTATAAAACCACTTGGGGTGCTACTCCTTATAAAGATCAAATGATTGATGAAACGGCCTCTGTAGTAAGCAAGCTAGATGAAGCCGGTGCGGTTTTGATCGCTAAAACTACACTAGGAGCGCTAGCTCGTGGAGATGTTTGGTTTGGTGGAAAGACAAAAAAACCTTGGGATTTAGAGCAAGGCTCAAGTGGCTCTTCTGCGGGTTCTGCTTCTGGCACAAGTGCTGGATTATTTCCTTTTGCTATAGGAACCGAAACTTTAGGCTCTATTATTTCCCCATCTACCCGAAATGGAGTAAGTGGGCTGCGTCCAACTTATGGTCGAGTTAGTAGAACAGGTGCTATGGCATTAAGCTGGACGATGGATAAGGTGGGGCCTATTGCTCGAAGCGTGGAAGACCTAGCCCTCGTTTTTGATGCAATTTATGGCCCTGATGGAATCGATCAAACGCTTATTGACTTGCCGTTCAACTATGAAAGCAGAGCACAGATTAAAGGGATGAAAATTGGTTACCTCAAAGAATCCTTTGAACGAGATTACAGCAACAAAGAACGCGACCAAGCGGTACTTGAAACCCTAAAAGAACTAGGCGCTGAGTTGGTACCGATCGAACTTCCTGATGTAAATGGATATGCCTTACGTGGTATTTTATATGCCGAGGCAGCCGCTTCTTTCAATGACCTTACACTCTCGAACCGAGATGATTTATTGAAAGGGCAGTCCAAAGGGTCATGGCCAAATACCTTCCGTTCAGCACGATTCATTCCTGCTGTGGAATATATAAACGCTACACGTGCCCGTTATCTTCTGATTCAAGAAATGAACAAAGTAGTTTCAGAGGTAGATGTTTACGTTACTCCAACTTTTGGCAATTCAAACTTAGTAATTACCAATTTAACAGGACATCCAGCGGTAGTAGTGCCTAATGGTTTTACGGATAATAATCGCCCTACTAGTATCACATTTACTGGCGATTTATATGATGAAGCCACTGTGCTAAAAGTAGCTAAAGCCTATCAGCAAGCCACAGATCATCATTTGAAACATCCACCATTATTCTCAAATCAATAA
- a CDS encoding DUF2461 domain-containing protein: MTAIQPSTYEFLRELAANNDKVWFTEHKAKYVEAHANMVEFMSALMQEMKKVDNIEEMSPKKALFRIYRDVRFSKDKSPYKTHFSGRMQRATKWLRGGYYVHIEPGHSFIAGGFFSPNSSDLALIREAIAENATPLRSILTEEEFKNIWGTFNGEAVKTAPRGYDVNHPNIDLIRFKQYHLSHSFTDEEVLHPDFIYSIVQCFLHIRPFFNYMSEILTQEAS, translated from the coding sequence ATGACGGCGATTCAACCATCAACCTATGAGTTCCTTCGAGAACTAGCTGCAAACAACGATAAAGTTTGGTTTACGGAGCATAAAGCCAAGTATGTTGAAGCTCATGCGAATATGGTTGAGTTCATGTCTGCGCTTATGCAAGAGATGAAGAAGGTGGACAACATTGAAGAGATGTCACCTAAAAAAGCATTATTCCGGATTTACCGAGATGTTCGCTTTTCAAAAGATAAATCGCCCTATAAAACTCACTTTAGTGGCCGTATGCAGCGAGCCACCAAATGGCTGCGAGGGGGATACTATGTTCATATCGAGCCCGGGCATTCGTTTATAGCAGGTGGTTTTTTCAGCCCAAATTCTTCCGATTTAGCTCTTATTCGTGAAGCCATCGCCGAGAACGCAACTCCACTAAGAAGCATCCTCACGGAAGAGGAGTTCAAAAATATCTGGGGTACTTTTAATGGCGAAGCGGTAAAAACAGCACCTCGTGGCTACGACGTCAATCACCCCAACATCGACCTCATTCGCTTCAAACAATATCACCTATCTCACTCCTTTACAGATGAAGAAGTACTCCATCCAGACTTCATTTATTCCATCGTGCAGTGTTTTCTTCACATTCGTCCCTTCTTCAATTATATGAGTGAAATCCTCACTCAAGAAGCTTCCTAA
- a CDS encoding ion transporter, with product MTDKNYRSLRNRIHEIIFEADTPTGKFFDVFLMISIVASVLVVMLDSVASYREAFGEWFYVLEWFFTILFTIEYVLRIISVQRAKGYIFSFYGMVDLFSILPTYISILLPGSQYFLVIRILRVLRIFRVLKFTQYLIEVDQLRSALASSRRKITVFIFTVVTMTVIMGSLMYVVEGGKNGFTSIPKSIYWAIVTLTTVGYGDISPQTNFGQMLSAVIMIFGYGIIAVPTGIVTVELGKAANKYTTEVCRYCSREGHDKDAVHCKYCGHKLDP from the coding sequence ATGACGGACAAAAACTACAGATCGCTCAGGAATAGAATTCACGAGATTATTTTCGAAGCAGATACCCCAACAGGTAAATTCTTCGATGTATTTTTGATGATCAGTATTGTAGCTAGTGTTCTAGTGGTAATGCTGGATAGTGTGGCTAGCTATCGGGAAGCTTTCGGAGAGTGGTTTTATGTACTGGAATGGTTCTTCACTATTCTATTCACCATCGAATATGTGCTCAGGATAATCTCTGTGCAACGTGCAAAGGGGTACATATTTAGTTTTTATGGGATGGTAGATTTGTTCTCAATTCTGCCTACTTACATCAGTATTCTATTGCCAGGTAGCCAATATTTCCTAGTAATTCGAATTCTTCGTGTACTTCGAATTTTCAGAGTGTTGAAGTTTACCCAGTATCTTATTGAAGTGGATCAATTGCGCTCAGCTTTAGCTTCCTCTCGGCGCAAAATCACAGTTTTTATTTTTACCGTGGTCACTATGACGGTGATTATGGGCTCGCTTATGTATGTGGTTGAAGGCGGAAAAAATGGATTTACTAGTATTCCGAAAAGTATTTATTGGGCGATAGTTACGCTCACTACTGTAGGATATGGGGATATTTCGCCGCAAACCAATTTCGGACAGATGCTCTCAGCCGTCATTATGATATTCGGTTATGGGATAATTGCCGTTCCTACGGGCATAGTTACCGTTGAACTAGGCAAGGCTGCAAATAAGTATACCACAGAGGTGTGTAGGTATTGTAGTAGGGAAGGCCACGATAAGGATGCCGTACATTGTAAGTACTGTGGGCATAAGCTAGACCCATAA
- a CDS encoding DUF1328 domain-containing protein, translating into MLRWSITFFLVALVAAVFGFGGLAGAAAGIAEILFYVFLVLFIISLVFGRRKKPI; encoded by the coding sequence ATGTTAAGATGGAGTATTACATTCTTTCTTGTTGCTCTTGTAGCAGCAGTATTTGGATTCGGTGGATTAGCCGGAGCCGCAGCAGGAATAGCTGAAATTTTATTTTATGTATTTTTGGTTTTATTTATCATTTCATTAGTCTTCGGACGAAGAAAGAAACCAATCTGA
- a CDS encoding MBL fold metallo-hydrolase produces the protein MNRKEFLLQTSALGIGTMLPIHRLAHFFQTPFTTIRRNVGTFTSRGGTIGWLASADALVAVDAQYPQSAQVFIEGVQEKTSHVMDMLINTHHHGDHTAGNLAFKDVAQKIVAHKNVPGLQKASAARRGQTSLDNQVYANETYTTSWKETVGDEVVNLSHLGPAHTGGDTVVYFEKANVAHMGDLMFNRAYPFIDRDGGANIHNWITVLRETISSLESDTVYIFGHGNQEYGITGSKEDVQLKSDFLEALLEYTQKGIAEGKSKEELSTLAVLPGFESFNAPGWSLPLSRNIAAAYDELMEME, from the coding sequence ATGAATAGAAAAGAATTCCTACTCCAAACCTCAGCTTTAGGGATAGGAACTATGCTTCCTATTCATCGTTTAGCTCACTTCTTCCAAACCCCTTTTACTACCATTCGAAGAAACGTTGGTACTTTTACCAGTCGTGGTGGAACCATTGGTTGGTTAGCTTCGGCAGATGCCTTAGTGGCCGTAGATGCTCAGTATCCACAATCAGCACAAGTATTTATTGAAGGTGTTCAAGAGAAAACCAGCCATGTAATGGATATGCTTATAAACACTCATCATCATGGGGATCATACAGCTGGAAACTTAGCTTTTAAAGATGTAGCCCAGAAGATTGTGGCTCATAAAAATGTGCCCGGTTTACAAAAAGCATCTGCTGCCCGAAGGGGACAAACGTCTTTAGATAACCAAGTATATGCCAACGAAACCTATACCACCTCTTGGAAAGAAACTGTTGGGGATGAAGTGGTTAACTTAAGTCATTTAGGTCCTGCGCACACAGGTGGGGATACCGTTGTTTATTTCGAGAAAGCCAATGTAGCACATATGGGCGACCTCATGTTCAATAGAGCTTACCCTTTTATCGACCGAGATGGTGGTGCTAATATTCACAACTGGATTACCGTTTTAAGAGAAACCATTTCGAGTTTAGAGTCTGATACCGTTTATATATTTGGGCATGGTAATCAAGAGTATGGCATCACGGGCTCCAAAGAAGATGTTCAACTTAAAAGCGATTTTCTAGAAGCACTGCTTGAGTATACTCAGAAGGGTATAGCGGAGGGTAAGAGCAAAGAAGAACTCTCGACTTTAGCCGTTCTTCCGGGCTTTGAAAGCTTTAACGCGCCGGGATGGTCACTACCTCTGAGTAGAAATATTGCGGCCGCTTACGACGAACTTATGGAGATGGAATAA
- a CDS encoding YitT family protein, translating to MAPPNDKITEQLIEEGIDPSIREHTLLEDLLAISVASILMSFGIALFSHQSFLIGGTAGLAFLGQYASEYSFGQIFFVINIPFYALALWKLGWIFTLKTFISVFLVSLCTEYLPVLFEFGEVNPIYAAALGGFMIGSGLLMLFRHKASLGGLNIVSIYLQKFHQVNAGRFQMLVDAIIIVSAFFVVDLMAIVYSVVASVFLNLILAVNHRPGRYLVLD from the coding sequence ATGGCCCCTCCCAACGACAAAATTACAGAACAACTTATAGAAGAAGGTATTGATCCCTCTATTCGTGAACACACTCTGCTAGAAGATTTACTAGCCATTTCGGTTGCGTCTATTTTGATGTCCTTTGGTATTGCACTGTTTTCTCACCAAAGCTTCTTAATTGGTGGAACCGCGGGACTAGCCTTCTTAGGGCAATATGCATCTGAATACAGCTTTGGGCAGATTTTCTTTGTTATCAATATCCCATTTTATGCACTTGCTCTCTGGAAGCTGGGATGGATATTCACTCTTAAAACATTCATCTCTGTATTCTTAGTATCACTTTGTACGGAATACTTACCCGTGCTATTTGAGTTCGGTGAAGTGAATCCAATTTATGCCGCTGCACTTGGGGGCTTTATGATTGGCTCGGGATTGTTGATGTTGTTTAGGCACAAAGCCAGTTTGGGTGGATTAAATATCGTTTCTATTTATTTACAGAAATTTCACCAAGTAAATGCCGGACGTTTTCAGATGCTGGTGGATGCGATTATTATCGTAAGTGCATTTTTTGTGGTAGATCTAATGGCTATTGTTTATTCTGTAGTAGCCTCTGTGTTCTTGAACCTAATATTAGCGGTTAATCATAGACCAGGGCGTTATTTGGTACTCGACTAA
- a CDS encoding YdeI/OmpD-associated family protein, with amino-acid sequence MKAALAKKLFIKEDHTVLLINLPDALTSEFSHPLASQVKKAPSYDAVFLFVTTQDEIESSLLKSFNARKDDGKFWLAYPKKSGKVDTSLNRDVIWEMLTSLSLQPNRMISINEDWSAIGIIHSSEQKKPSTFGQDPPGVDRATKTVIPPEDLKILLDKNPKANSFFESLAFSYKREYVAWIHGAKKEETRQRRLIKTIELLLDEKKVKK; translated from the coding sequence ATGAAAGCAGCCTTAGCTAAAAAGCTTTTCATAAAAGAAGATCATACCGTACTCCTCATTAATCTTCCCGATGCTTTAACGAGCGAGTTTTCACATCCATTAGCATCTCAGGTTAAAAAAGCCCCCTCATATGATGCTGTATTTCTTTTTGTAACTACTCAAGATGAAATAGAATCCTCCCTCCTCAAAAGCTTTAATGCTCGAAAAGATGACGGGAAATTTTGGTTGGCTTACCCTAAGAAAAGTGGCAAGGTTGATACTTCACTGAACCGAGATGTTATATGGGAGATGTTAACCTCCCTCTCTTTGCAGCCTAATAGAATGATCTCCATCAATGAAGATTGGTCTGCAATCGGGATTATTCATAGTTCAGAACAAAAAAAGCCCTCCACTTTTGGGCAAGACCCTCCCGGTGTAGATAGAGCCACCAAAACCGTTATTCCTCCAGAGGATCTTAAGATTCTGTTAGATAAAAACCCCAAGGCGAATAGCTTTTTTGAATCTTTAGCGTTTAGTTATAAACGCGAATATGTTGCCTGGATTCATGGTGCGAAAAAAGAAGAAACTCGCCAGCGTAGGCTTATCAAAACTATTGAACTACTCTTAGATGAGAAAAAGGTGAAAAAATGA
- a CDS encoding co-chaperone GroES, protein MIQEYLNSVDNFIVVGDRVLIKPRDMETHTRSGLVLPASVKEKEEIQSGYIIKTGPGYPIPNNDIEETWKGNEDTKYIGMQASAGDLAIFLKSRAHEIEFENEKYLIVPHSAILLLIRDEQ, encoded by the coding sequence ATGATTCAAGAATATCTCAATTCCGTTGACAATTTTATTGTAGTTGGTGATCGCGTGCTCATCAAGCCACGTGATATGGAAACTCATACTCGAAGTGGTTTAGTGCTTCCTGCTTCGGTTAAAGAAAAGGAAGAAATTCAGAGTGGGTACATCATTAAAACGGGCCCAGGCTATCCCATCCCTAATAATGACATCGAGGAAACATGGAAAGGGAATGAAGACACCAAGTACATTGGCATGCAAGCTAGCGCTGGCGACTTAGCCATTTTTCTAAAAAGTAGAGCCCATGAAATTGAGTTCGAAAATGAGAAGTACCTCATTGTACCCCACTCGGCTATCCTGTTACTTATCAGAGATGAACAATAG
- a CDS encoding M14 family metallopeptidase — MKLLSVLGLSLAFSLNAVAQDYRPLNPPVWPESDKDTTMYTVKGERHGISFFKQHRHPEVIYEANDELTFDGYHTVDAMNTWYTRWAEQYPDIVDLYQVATSFEGRPILQMTITNKSTGKDTDKPAAYFEGGRHSGEITSSESILWLTHHILSNYGKDEAITELVDTKAIYLRPQNNPDGSNLYLHTAQRNRSSVRPHDNDRDGLLDEDPEEDLDGDGIIYQIRRLAKEDEMDKANYIIDPRDPKGRLMKRVPAGKGKYFVYSEGIDNDGDGRFNEDGIGGLDLHRNYVENWRPDVGGDLTGRGYTQYGAGEFPLSEPESRSVVMWMLTHPNISVVNSMDTRVPMHLRPPSTSKSEERMYPEDLALYEKYDEMGLEITNYPWAGDVYETYMTRYPINTFTGDPSKPSPLFGHGPDFGYFYFGSIWYGDELWNNGAMEDYNNDGIYDDFDGITWDDRENGGRGFREWEKFDHPTLGEVEIGGFHPKFFSQNGPAWQLEGWAKKQALFNLAMAMELPQITLDDVSVKKKKNNIYEVEVEWTNTGKLPVALKQAQLVKIVRQDRVQLQFDGDLTKGNEDAKVKIITPSLYDKTIYAGYTDAGETKKAKFEVELNGVDGAKAKLKILSTRGGYIEKEIVLGKVED, encoded by the coding sequence ATGAAACTTCTTTCTGTGCTTGGGCTTAGCCTAGCTTTCTCCTTAAACGCGGTTGCACAAGACTACCGCCCTTTAAATCCCCCTGTTTGGCCTGAATCTGACAAAGATACAACCATGTACACCGTTAAAGGTGAACGCCATGGAATCAGCTTCTTCAAACAACACCGCCACCCTGAAGTTATTTATGAAGCGAATGATGAGCTAACTTTCGACGGCTATCATACCGTAGATGCCATGAATACTTGGTACACACGATGGGCTGAACAATACCCTGATATTGTAGATTTATATCAAGTGGCTACAAGTTTTGAAGGACGTCCAATTCTTCAAATGACCATCACCAACAAGAGCACCGGTAAAGATACCGACAAACCTGCGGCTTATTTTGAAGGTGGTCGCCATAGTGGTGAAATTACAAGTAGTGAATCCATCTTATGGCTCACTCATCACATCCTATCGAACTACGGAAAAGATGAGGCCATCACAGAATTAGTGGATACAAAAGCTATTTACTTGCGTCCTCAGAACAACCCTGACGGTTCCAATCTATACCTTCACACTGCACAGCGAAACCGTAGTTCTGTTCGTCCACACGACAACGACCGAGATGGTTTACTAGATGAAGATCCAGAAGAGGATTTAGATGGTGACGGTATTATTTATCAGATTCGCCGTTTAGCGAAAGAAGATGAAATGGATAAGGCGAATTACATCATCGACCCGAGAGACCCTAAAGGAAGGCTTATGAAGCGTGTTCCAGCAGGAAAAGGGAAGTACTTTGTGTATTCAGAAGGTATCGACAATGATGGCGATGGTCGCTTTAATGAAGACGGCATCGGAGGATTAGATCTTCACCGTAATTATGTTGAAAACTGGAGACCCGATGTTGGTGGCGATTTAACAGGCCGTGGATATACGCAATACGGTGCTGGTGAATTCCCTTTAAGTGAACCTGAGTCACGCTCTGTGGTAATGTGGATGCTTACTCATCCAAATATTTCTGTTGTTAACTCGATGGATACTCGTGTGCCTATGCACTTACGTCCACCTTCTACTTCAAAGAGTGAAGAGCGTATGTACCCAGAAGATTTAGCGCTCTATGAAAAGTATGATGAAATGGGGCTTGAAATCACCAACTACCCTTGGGCAGGTGATGTGTACGAAACCTATATGACGCGCTACCCTATCAACACCTTTACAGGCGACCCCTCTAAACCATCTCCACTCTTTGGTCATGGGCCCGATTTCGGCTATTTCTACTTTGGCTCAATTTGGTATGGCGATGAGCTATGGAATAATGGTGCCATGGAAGATTACAACAATGATGGCATTTACGATGACTTTGATGGCATCACTTGGGATGATCGTGAGAATGGTGGCCGTGGATTCCGTGAGTGGGAAAAATTCGATCACCCAACTCTTGGTGAAGTTGAAATAGGAGGTTTCCATCCTAAATTCTTCAGCCAAAACGGTCCTGCTTGGCAGCTTGAAGGCTGGGCGAAGAAGCAAGCCCTCTTTAATCTAGCGATGGCTATGGAGCTCCCTCAAATCACTTTAGATGATGTATCTGTAAAAAAGAAAAAGAACAACATCTATGAAGTTGAAGTGGAGTGGACTAACACGGGTAAACTACCGGTGGCATTAAAGCAGGCTCAGCTGGTTAAGATTGTACGCCAGGATCGAGTTCAGCTCCAATTTGATGGTGATTTAACCAAAGGTAATGAAGATGCTAAAGTTAAGATCATCACTCCTTCACTGTACGATAAAACCATTTATGCCGGTTACACGGATGCAGGCGAAACTAAAAAAGCCAAGTTTGAAGTTGAGCTGAATGGTGTAGACGGAGCGAAGGCGAAGTTGAAAATTTTATCTACCCGTGGTGGATATATTGAGAAAGAAATCGTGTTAGGTAAGGTAGAAGATTAA